The DNA sequence CTCGACCTCCACCGCTCCTTCGACCAGATCGTGGTACGTCACCTCGGCGGCCATCTGCTCGAGAGTGACCGGAAAGTACTGGTACTGCATCTGTCCCGACAGCGTCTCGCGCAGCGATCCGCCGAGACCCCGCGGTCCGTAGATGTCCCACGAGTTTCCGGGAATGAACAGCGGCGTGAAAAACGGGAAGCCCTGGATGTGGTCCCAGTGGGTATGCGTGATGAACGCGTGTCCCTTGCCCGCGGAACCCGTGGCGAGCAGGTCCTGACCCAGATCCTGGGCGCCGGAACCGAAGTCCAGCACGACCAGCGTGCCGCCGTCGCTGCGCACCTCGACGCACGATGTGTTCCCGCCATAGCGGACCATGTCCGGTCGCGACCGGGGGATCGAACCGCGGCAACCCCAGAATCGTATGCGCATGTCGGCCTCCCGTGAACCCGTGCCGAGGGGGCATGCCCAGTCTACTCGATCCGGCTCCTGCGTCAGTAGCCCCGAACGGCTGTCCCCTTCGGCCGACGCACGGACACGACTAACGTGACGACCCACCCCGTCGGGTTTGAGCCGCATCAACTGCTGGAGACATCGACAATGGTAGACTCGGCTGGCACGCACGGTTCCCAACAGATAACAGGGATAGATCGCCCGAGGCACGTAGGAGTACAGAGATGAGTGTGAACGAAGACAAGATGAACGCGCTATTGCAGCAGATGGTGGGCGATATGGGGGCTGCTTCGGTAGCGCCGTTGGTTCTGCTTGGTGACCGACTCGGTCTCTACAAGGCACTCGACCAGCACGGCCCGATGAGCACCGAAGACCTGGCTAACCGCACCGGAACCACCGAACGCTACGTGCGCGAGTGGTGCTCCGCGCAAGCCGGTTCGGGATACATTGACTTCGACGAAGCGACGGGACGATTCAGTTTGAGCCGCGAGCAGGCCGCAGTGTTCGCGGACGCTGACAGTCCGACCTGCATGATCGGTGGCTACTATGCGATCAGCTCGATGTTCATCGACGAACCGAAGATCACCCACGCGTTTCAGTCTGGCGAGGGTGTGTCGTGGGGCGAGCACAACGCGTGTCTTTTCTGTGGAACGGAGAAGTTCTTCCGCCCTGGCTACAAGGCCAGTCTCGTCGAAGAGTGGCTGCCCGCTCTCGAGGGTGTGACCGAAAAACTGAAAAGTGGTGCCCGGGTGGCGGACATCGGCTGCGGACACGGTGCATCGACGCTGGTGATGGCCGAGGCGTTCCCGAAGTCAACGTTCATCGGTTTCGACTTCCATGAGCCGTCAATCGAGTGTTCGAACAAGCTCGCAAAGGACGCCGGACTTGACAACGTTCGCTTCGAGGTCGCTACGGCCAAGAACTTTCCGGGCAACGACTATGATCTCGTCGCATACTTCGACTGCCTCCACGACATGGGTGACCCCGTGGGTGCGATGGCGCACACACACCAGGCGTTGAAGAAGGACGGGACGTTGATGCTGGTCGAGCCATTCGCTCACGACAACCTGAAGGAAAACCTAAACCCGATCGGCCGGATGTTCTACGCTTTCTCGACGATGATTTGCACCCCGGCGTCGATCAGCCAGGAAGTCGGCTTGGCTCTCGGCGCACAGGCCGGCGAGAAACGACTGGGGTCCGTCGCGCGTGACGGTGGTTTTCGCCAATTTCGTCGGGCCACTGAAACACCGTTCAACCTCATTCTAGAAGGCAAACCTTGACGTAGAGAAGTGACGCCGGTCCGATTTGCCGTGAGGGATCGATGCCGCACAAACAGTACTCGCTTCGCATACCCGATCATGCAGGCACGGGCCTCAGCACGAAGGTGCATTCGCCTTACTCCGGCGAGGTGGTGGCCGAAGTCGAAGAACTCGACGCGGCGGGAATGACCCGCGCGATCGACGCCGCGGTTGCGGCCTTCCGAAAGAATCGCGCCGGCCTCCCCGCACACGAGCGACAGGCGATCCTGTCTCGCCTGGCGGAGCTGTTGCACGGGAGGCACGAAGAGCTGTCCCTGCTAATCGCGCGGGAAGGCGGCAAGCCCCTGACGGATGCACGGATCGAGGTGACACGAGCGATCAACAGCGTTCGGATTGCCGGCGACGAAGCGGTGCGAATCCACGGCCGGGAGGTGCCGATGCAGGGCGCTTCGGCCGCCATGGGGCGACTGTCATTCACTACGCGGGAGCCGATCGGTGTCGTGGCGGCGGTTAGCGCGTTCAACCATCCCCTCAATCTCATCTCGCATCAGGTCGCTCCCGCCGTGGCGGCGGGCTGCCCGGTCCTGATCAAGCCGGCGCCCGACACGCCGGTGACCTGCATGGTGTTCATGGAGCTTCTCCGCGAGGCGGGCCTTCCTCCGGAGCTGGGCATGGCCGTTCCCTGCTCCAACGAAGTCGCCGAACTCCTGGTCACCAGTGACCGGATCGCGTTCTTCAGCTTCATTGGTAGTGCCCGCGTCGGCTGGTACTTGCGATCACAACTGGCGCCCGGCGTTCGTTGCGCGCTGGAGCACGGCGGCGCGTCGCCCGTGATCGTGGACGAGACGGCCGACCTCGAGCGCACCCTGCCGTCACTGATCAAGGGCGGCTACTACCACGCGGGGCAGGTCTGCGTGAGCGTCCAGCGCGTGTTCGTGCACCGGTCCCGCCGGGAGGAATTTCTGGAACGTCTGACAACGGGCGTGCGGAGCCTTGTGGTCGGAGATCCCACGAAGGACAAGACCGAGGTCGGCCCTCTGATTCGGCAAGCCGAGGTCGAGCGCGTGCACGAATGGGTAAGAGAGGCGGCGGCCGGGGGAGCCGGTGTCATCGCGGGCGGCGAGCCGTTGGATCACCAGTGCTACCAGCCGACCGTCCTTGACGGGCCCCCGGCCGGAACGAAGGTGATGACCGAGGAGATCTTCGGCCCGGTCGTCGCCGTCAACGCCTTCGACACGCTGGGCGAAGCGATCCGGCGTGCCAACGACGTGCGCTGGGCGTTCCAGGCGGCCATCTTCACGCAGGATGTCGACCGGGCGCTGCAGGCGGCACGGGAACTCGAATCTTCGGCGGTGATGATCAACGACAACTCCGCGTTCCGCGTCGATTGGATGCCCTTCGGTGGGCGAGGGTCGTCAGGATTGGGCGTCGGCGGAATCGGCGCGACCGTGCGGGACCTGGCGGTGGAGAAACTCATCGTGGTCAAGTACCGCGAGACTCCGCGGTCGACCTGATCGACGTTTCGGTTCGAAGGTCGCCCCATCGGTGTCGAGTCCTGGGGGGGTCCACCACATCGTGGCTCCAACAGGGTAGACTCTGTCCTTCGTTCAAGATCGGGGAGCGTCAGGGTGACCATCGAACCTGGACAGCAACTACTCCACTACCGTCTCACCGAGAAACTCGGCGAGGGCGGGATGGGTGTCGTCTGGAAAGCCACCGACACCACACTCGACCGCGACGTCGCGATCAAGGTACTCCCCCCAGACTTCGCCGCCGATGCTGAGCGGCTGGCCCGATTC is a window from the Acidobacteriota bacterium genome containing:
- a CDS encoding methyltransferase domain-containing protein, which produces MSVNEDKMNALLQQMVGDMGAASVAPLVLLGDRLGLYKALDQHGPMSTEDLANRTGTTERYVREWCSAQAGSGYIDFDEATGRFSLSREQAAVFADADSPTCMIGGYYAISSMFIDEPKITHAFQSGEGVSWGEHNACLFCGTEKFFRPGYKASLVEEWLPALEGVTEKLKSGARVADIGCGHGASTLVMAEAFPKSTFIGFDFHEPSIECSNKLAKDAGLDNVRFEVATAKNFPGNDYDLVAYFDCLHDMGDPVGAMAHTHQALKKDGTLMLVEPFAHDNLKENLNPIGRMFYAFSTMICTPASISQEVGLALGAQAGEKRLGSVARDGGFRQFRRATETPFNLILEGKP
- a CDS encoding aldehyde dehydrogenase family protein, with product MPHKQYSLRIPDHAGTGLSTKVHSPYSGEVVAEVEELDAAGMTRAIDAAVAAFRKNRAGLPAHERQAILSRLAELLHGRHEELSLLIAREGGKPLTDARIEVTRAINSVRIAGDEAVRIHGREVPMQGASAAMGRLSFTTREPIGVVAAVSAFNHPLNLISHQVAPAVAAGCPVLIKPAPDTPVTCMVFMELLREAGLPPELGMAVPCSNEVAELLVTSDRIAFFSFIGSARVGWYLRSQLAPGVRCALEHGGASPVIVDETADLERTLPSLIKGGYYHAGQVCVSVQRVFVHRSRREEFLERLTTGVRSLVVGDPTKDKTEVGPLIRQAEVERVHEWVREAAAGGAGVIAGGEPLDHQCYQPTVLDGPPAGTKVMTEEIFGPVVAVNAFDTLGEAIRRANDVRWAFQAAIFTQDVDRALQAARELESSAVMINDNSAFRVDWMPFGGRGSSGLGVGGIGATVRDLAVEKLIVVKYRETPRST